The genomic interval CTTCCAGGCTTTCGCTATCGAGCCGCCTGGTCGAAAACAAAACCGGGAGTCACGTTCATGAGTCGTTTTTGTCCGAGTCGCGTTTGGCTATCGCGAACATCCACGCCGACGCCGTGCCGACCCAATCTCACCGCCGCCGCCACCGTAGTCCCCGAGCCGCTGAACGGATCAAGCACGTTGCCGCCGGGCGGGCAGAGCGAAGAGATGAACCATTCGGCCAACTTCTCGGGAAACGGCGCTTCGTTCCGATGGGCGAGCCGGTCCCCGAGATGCCCGCCGCCAACCGTGATTCCCACGATCAGGTTGCCGGGGTTCGCCAGGACGGGCGACTTGTACGCCTGGTCTCTCCTTGTTCCATCGGGTTCCCGCATGGCGCGTATTATGTGCGAAGGCCTTGATGCGGCTTGTCTTTCGCCGTTGGCTTTTCTGTAGTGCGTCGCGTCGGACTTCCGGTTTCCGCCCCACTGGTCCACACGTTGCCCGGAAGACAGCCGATAGGACATTTCGCCGCCGGGAGCCCACTTCGGCGGCTTCCCCCGCGCCGTGTTGTCGGACCACGGGAGCGGACCCGGCCGCTTCATGCAGATCGCATACTCCACATCGGATCGAAACCAGTCGTCATGG from Nitrospira sp. carries:
- a CDS encoding DNA methyltransferase, which produces MGQRTTSFVQADAARLPFADNAFDLVFGSPPYCDARTYGIGAQRGCEEWVAWMLAVSVEAQRVCRGAVVWIVGSVTRKRNYWPAPEGLMWEWWKRGGECQLYRPCFWHRVGVPGSGHDDWFRSDVEYAICMKRPGPLPWSDNTARGKPPKWAPGGEMSYRLSSGQRVDQWGGNRKSDATHYRKANGERQAASRPSHIIRAMREPDGTRRDQAYKSPVLANPGNLIVGITVGGGHLGDRLAHRNEAPFPEKLAEWFISSLCPPGGNVLDPFSGSGTTVAAAVRLGRHGVGVDVRDSQTRLGQKRLMNVTPGFVFDQAAR